A window of Cygnus atratus isolate AKBS03 ecotype Queensland, Australia chromosome 24, CAtr_DNAZoo_HiC_assembly, whole genome shotgun sequence contains these coding sequences:
- the CLPS gene encoding colipase encodes MASTLQIGLLLSLLLLAPALAVPHERGLIFNLDTGELCLQSAQCKSGCCQRSSGLSLARCVPKAAELQECSPKSLYGVYYKCPCESGLTCDADRSIVGSITNSDFGICKDKQSTAAAR; translated from the exons ATGGCGAGCACGCTGCAGATcggcctcctcctctccctgctgctcttggccccagccctggccgtGCCGCATGAGCGAGGGCTCATCTTTAATTTG GACACCggggagctgtgcctgcagagcGCCCAGTGCAAGAGCGGCTGCTGCCAGCGCAGCAGCGGGCTGAGCCTGGCCCGGTGCGTGCCGAAGGCGGCCGAGCTCCAGGAGTGCTCCCCGAAG AGCCTCTATGGGGTCTACTACAAGTGTCCCTGCGAGAGCGGCTTGACCTGCGACGCCGACAGGAGCATCGTGGGCTCCATCACCAACAGCGACTTCGGCATCTGCAAGGACAAGCAGAGCACCGCGGCGGCACGGTGA
- the ARMC12 gene encoding armadillo repeat-containing protein 12, with translation MLRAQQDGRSRSAILRSITRCVYLMDTKNPTCSPEHVQLVASCLDDHNRDTKIQALNTLRAFATRSLFTAQVQDYYPKILDLVISSRDTEVQVAALRLLNALPVPPNIEPLLRRTVPNLLGFLQWDNYTIQLQVLRLLITLSRKEELLPDILNCQVQPEFLSLMNNSQPGKLLCEMLLLVEVLHGGCAKPRRPSKSPKSGSCSLYEVLFGEDSHLDKHLLVMFVHPEERVQLQACKLIMSMRLYKLDAEIAAAALSKHGAGSAASLHVSPSGASIF, from the exons atgCTGAGGGCGCAGCAGGACGGCCGGTCCCGCAGCGCCATCCTGCGCAGCATCACCCGCTGCGTCTACCTGATGGACACGAAG AACCCCACCTGCAGCCCGGAGCACGTCCAGCTGGTGGCCTCCTGCCTGGACGACCACAACCGGGACACCAAGATCCAGGCGCTGAACACCCTCAGGGCTTTTGCCACCCGGTCCCTGTTTACCGCCCAAGTCCAG GATTACTACCCCAAGATCCTGGATCTGGTCATCTCCTCCCGGGACACGGAGGTGCAGGTGGCGGCGCTGCGGCTGCTCAACGCGCTGCCCGTGCCCCCCAACATCGAGCCGCTGCTGCGCCGCACGGTGCCGAACCTGCTGGGCTTCCTGCAGTGGGACAACTACACCATCCAG ctgcaggtccTCAGGCTGCTCATCACGCTGTCCCGCAAGGAAGAGCTCCTGCCCGACATCCTCAACTGCCAG GTCCAGCCCGAATTCCTGAGCCTCATGAACAACTCGCAGCCGGGGAAGCTGCTCTGcgagatgctgctgctggtggaggtgcTGCACGGGGGCTGCGCGAAGCCCCGCCGCCCGAGCAAGAGCCCCAAGAGCGGCAGCTGCTCCCTCTACGAGGTCCTTTTCGGCGAGGACTCCCACCTGGACAAACACCTCCTGGTCATGTTCGTCCACCCCGAGGAGAGAGTGCAGCTCCAGGCGTGCAAACTCATCATGAGCATGCGGTTGTACAAGCTGGATGCGGAgatcgccgccgccgccctgaGCAAGCACGGCGCAGGCAGCGCCGCCTCGCTCCACGTCTCACCCTCCGGCGCATCCATTTTCTAG